The Marivirga salinae DNA window AGTACTCCTCAATTTCTTATAAGTTAGGAAAGCAAAACTACAAATAAAAAGATAACATTATCTTTTTATTTGTAGTAAATAAAGTTGTTTTATAACAATGAACCCCTTGTAAAGAGTTTAAATGTTTTATTTATCAAAAACTGTGACCCTTCTCATTTTTTAGAATGACTTAAAGCATTATTAGTCTTAAATCAAGCCCATACCTTTGATATTTTAAAATAAGTTTAATGGATTCATACAATATGTGTCCAAATAATATCAAAGTTATTCTATGACATTTTCAACTCATCAGCACTCATTTCATATACCCGTAATGGGTTTAGCTTATACTATTGATACACCCATCAGAATTGCACATTTAGGCATTAATTCGGTTGTGTCGTTAGGCGATGATGTTTTAATTGAAAAAGTGAGAAAATTCTATTCTCAGAAGTTTGATTTTGAGTTTATCCCCATTTTGTCTTCTGAATTAGATGCAAGAGCTAAAAGGATTACTTCCTACCTTAATCTCATGCATAAAATAGTGGTGCAGAAGTTTGAAGAGCATAAGGTGAAACTTGCTACGGACGAAAGTTATCTGGATAATTTTCTGGATCTATTACCTGATTACTCAACTGCTAAAAAAAGACTCCTTGAGTTTGCTAAAAAGTTCAGTCAAACTGAATTTTTAGATTCCCTACATAAAACGTTAAACCCAGGAAGAATTGATGTGAATATCATGACAAAATTGGATAAAACCAATTATCATGAAAATGAAGCGCTGCCCATTCAATTTAATGATGGGCACTCATCATTCAGGGCATTTGCAGACAGTAATTTGTCTTCATCGGTAGTGCTTTCAGCAGGAATGAATCCTAAATTATTTAGTTATATGGCTGAATTTAATGATTTTCTTCCAGATGCTTCGGGTAGTTTAAAAAAGGAAGTGATTATTAAAGTAAGTGATTACCGATCTGCATTTATTCAAGGAAAGTTACTTGCCAATAAAGGAATTTGGGTTTCCGAATATAGAGTGGAATCTGGTTTGAATTGCGGTGGACATGCATTTGCAACGCAGGGTAAACTTATGGGACCAATTCTTGAAGAATTTAAAAATAACTACGATTGTTTAGTCAATACATTATTCCCCATTTATCAAAAAGCTTTATCGGAAAGAGGTATTGTTCAGAAAATAATACCTGAAATAAAAATCACCACACAAGGCGGAGTGGGCAATGCAGAAGAACATGATTTCCTGTTAAATCATTATAATCTGAATTCTGTAGGATGGGGAAGTCCCTTTTTGTTGGTTCCGGAAGCAGTATCAATAGATGAAGCTACTCGCCAACAATTATCTGTGGCAGAGGAAAAAGATTTTTACCTTAGCGATGCTTCTCCATTGGGAGTACCTTTCAATAATTTGAGAAAATCATCCAGACAAAAGGAGATGTCCAAAAAATTGCAGAAAGGAAAAAGTGGGAGTCCATGTACCAAAAAATTCCTGATGTTAAATACAGAATTTACGGATAAACCAATTTGTACGGCTTCTACTAAATATCATAAGCTTAAATTGAAGCAGCTGCAATCTGAAAATTTAAGTAGTGAAAAGTATCAAAAAGAGTATTCAAAACTCATGGAAAAGGAATGCTTATGTGGAGGATTATCCATTGCTTTTTTCTATGAGAATAATATGGATACTAAATTGGAAGGAGCGGGTGTGACGGTTTGTCCAGGTCCAAACCTAGCCTATTTCAGTGGTAAGATAAAACTCCATGATATGATAGGTCATATTTACGGGAAAAATAATGTGTTAAATCAAATAGAGCGTCCTCATATGTTTGTAAAAGAGTTGGAGCTTTATGTAAAATATTTCCTTAAAGAGCTGGATAAATTTCAGGAAGCGCCAAGTAATAAAGTGGCAAAATATTTAAAAGATTTTCAAACCAATCTCCTTGAAGGTATTGATTATTATAAATCTTTATTTCAAAAAGAAGCTGGTTTTTCATTAAAAGCAATTCAAAATGCTATAGAAGTATTAAATGATTTTGAAGATCAACTCAAATCAATTTTAATATCACAAAATTCAGCAGCATTGAACTGATATATTTTTTAAAAAAATTAAGTAGTTGTGTAACAAATATCACAATAAAAAAGTATAATAAAAGATAAATTTGTCCTAAATTTAAATATAAAAAATATGGAAGACAGACACACATATAATTTAGACCTTGAATGGCAAAAAGATAGGATAGGTTTAATAAGTTCACCGGAACTTAATGAGAAAATTACAGTAGCCACACCACCTGAATTTCCTAAAGGGGTAGAAGGAATTTGGTCACCTGAGCATCTTTTTACAGGCGCAGTTCTATCCTGTTTTATGACCACTTTTTTAGCAATGGCTGAATATTCTAAATTAGAATTTTCAAAATTTGATTGTAAAGCTCAAGGTGTTTTGGAAAAAGTAGATGGTAAATTCAAAATGTCAGAGATAATTTTAAAACCTTCGATCATTTTAAATGAAGAGTCCAAAACTGATAGAGTAATTCGATTGATGGAAAAAGCTGAAGCTTCTTGCCTGATTAGTAATTCTATTAAATCATCAGTTAAGTTGGACTTTTCAGCAATTCAAGTTTCAGAGTCCGTTTAGTAAATAGTTTCATAATGAAGGAGGTACCAGTACCTCCTTTTTTCGTGCAGGATTAATTCTATTTTGAGAAAAATATTAAATATTAGCATATATAATTGATATCAAAATGCTTCAAAATTCACTTCTAAAGCCTGAAAGTATTGCTGTAATAGGCGCTTCTGAAAATCAATCCAAGCCTGGAGGCAAAGTGATTTATAATTTAATATCCGGTGGCTTTAAAGGGAAAATATATGGAGTAAACCCTAAAGCAATTTCAATAAAGGGTGTAGACCACATTTCTGGAATTGACCTTCTACCTAAAGTGGATTTAGCTATTCTAAGTATTCCTGCAGCTTTATGTGTTAATACAGTAGAAAAATTGGCGAAAGCTGGAACTAAAGGCTTTATCATTTATTCCGCAGGCTTTGCTGAGGCTGGGGAGAATGGAATTGAACTGGAAAATCAACTTATCGCAATAGCCGAAAAATATAACGCCCAAATTATAGGTCCTAATTGTATTGGGATTATAAATGGACATTATAAAGGAGTATTCACTACACCGGTTCCTCATTATTATGAAGAGGGGTGTGAATTAATATCGAGTTCAGGAGCTACAGCAGTTTTTATCATGGAAGCAGCTCATGCAGTGGGTTTAAAATTTTCTAATATCTACTCCATAGGAAATGCCGGACAAACAGGAGTGGAGGAAATTTTGGAGCATATGGATGTTACTTATGATCCTAAAAGAAGTCCGAAGGTGAAATTGCTGTATTTAGAGAATATCAAAAATCCTTTCAAATTTTTAAAGCATGCCTCTTCATTGGTTCGCAAAGGATGCCATATTGCTGCCATAAAATCTGGCTATTCAGAAGCAGGAAGTAGAGCAGCTTCATCTCATACCGGGGCAATTGCTACATCTGATACTTTAATTCGGGCTTTATTTAAGAAGGCCGCCATTGTTTATTGCAATAGCAGGGAAGAATTAATAAATGTAGCAGCTGTATGGCAAGAAAATAAAGCCATAGGAAAAAATGTAGCTATTATCACTCATGCAGGTGGTTCAGCTGTAATGCTTACGGATGTTTTAAGTAGTAATGGTGTCAAGGTGCCTCCAATTGATGAAGATAAGGCCCAAGATCTATTGAAAAAGCTTCATCCAGGTTCTTCTGTTGCAAACCCAATTGATTTTTTAGCAACGGGCACGGCAGATCAACTGGCTGAAATCATTGATTTTTGCGAAGATTTAGAAGAAATAGACGCAATGGTGGTAGTTTTTGGGAGTCCTGGTCTATTTAATGTCCGCGATGTTTATGAAGTATTACATAAAAAGCTAAAGAGCTGTAAAAAGGCTATTTTCCCTGTATTGCCTTCCTTAATTAATGCTGGAAAGGAAATTCAGGAATTTTTGGATAAAGGACATGTGAACTTTCCCGATGAGGTGGTTTTGGGAAAAGCCTTGGCAAGTGCTGCCAATATTGATGTTCCTGCTTATGGTAAATATGATTTGGCTGAAATGGATTATAGTCGCATTCGTGATATCATTGCTGAATCCAAATCCGGATATCTGGACACCAATATTGTACGGGAATTGCTAACGGCTGCTGGAATAAAGATGGTGAAAGAGCAGGAATTCTACGATGAAAAAAGTCTTGAAAACATCCAGAAAACCATGGCATTCCCATTGGTGATGAAGGTATTGGGCCCTATTCATAAAACAGATGTGGGAGGGGTAAGCTTAAATATTAATTCTCAAGAATTCCTGAAAAAGGAATTTAATAGAATGATGAAAATATCCGGAGCCAAAGGAGTTCTCATTCAGGAAATGAAAAAAGGGGAGGAGTTTTTTGCGGGCGCTGTTAAGAAAGGAAATTTTGGACATCTGGTACTTTGCGGAATGGGCGGAATTTTTGTAGAAATTATTAAAGATGTAGCCAATGGACTAGCACCACTAAGCAAACGAGAAGCAGAGAAAATGATCAAGTCCCTAAAAACTTATCCTATTATACAAGGATATAGAGGCAGAGCAGGAATAAACGAAGCAGCTTTTGCAGATGTTATTGTCCGACTTGCTTCCTTGGTGCATTTAGCTCCTGAGATCGAAGAAATTGATATGAATCCCTTAATTGGAAATGAAAAAGAATTGGTAGTTGTGGATGCTAGAATTAGAGTTTCATAAAAAAACCGAAGAAGATAAACTCCTTCGGTTTTAAATATATTTTCAAAAATTGTAAACTAATTAAAGCAACATTCCGTCTCTAGGACCTCCTGAAGCAAAAATTGCTCTCATTCTTTCTTTTTGTCCTTCAGAGAACATATACATACAAGCATCATTAGAATAATCCATGTAGTTCATGGTCATGTCGTTGCTTCTGCAATTTACAGTTGGGTAAGCAGGACATCCATAATTAGGACCATCTGAAGAAGGAGTATCTGCTACAAAATCATCTTGCTTACATCTTCCATCTCCCCAGATATGACGTAAATTTAAGTAGTGGCCAACTTCGTGCGTACCAGTCCTACCTTGATCGAAAGGAGCAGAAACATATCCAGTTGTTCCGAAATACTGCGGAGCAATTACAACACCGTCAGTAGATGAACTTCCACCAGGGAATTGAGCATATCCTAAGATACCTCCGCCAATGTTACAAACCCAAATATTAAGAGCACCTTCAGGATTTACAACATCTACTCCACCATTTGAAGCAAATTTCATCTCATCTCTAGTACCCCATTCAGTTCTGCTTGATGCCTTTCTAGTAACTCCAGCTAAAGTAAAGTTAATATCAGAATCAGCTACTAAACCAGCAAATTCTGAAGGAACACTATTTGCATCTCCATTTGTAGCATTAAAATCATCATTTAAAACTGCAATTTGAGAATTAACTTGAGCATCACTGATGTTTTCTTGTGAGTTACTATAAATCACATGAACATAAACAGGTATGTCGATAACACCTAATCCGTCATCAACTGGGTCGGTGCCTCCACCGTCTCCACCATCACTTCCACCATTGTTTCCTCCACCATTTCCATTTCCAACTCCGTCAGGCTTTTTAGAGGCAATGAATTTTCTGGTGTTCTTTTCAATGTTATACATCTTTTGGTAAAGACCAGGGTTTTCATCCAAATTTCGATTTAAAACTGCCATTGAGAAACAGTTTTTTCCTTCATTTGATGTTCTTCCATTTACGAAATCAGAAGTTTCTGTGAAAACGTAAAAATCACTCATATCAACATTTACTTCCTGTTTTGTTACTGTTTCGGCTTCATTATTACATGAAGAAAACACAACTGTAAATGCGATTAACGCTAATAATAATTTTTTCATAGTGTAATATTTAGTTATAAAATCTTCGCAAAGTAATAATTTTATACAAAAATCAATAGGCAAAATAAAATTTTATTTTAATACTTAATTATGAAATATAAATCATGTAGATGGATAGTTGACAATATTATAAAGAATTTTATAATGAGTATATATAGATTACATTAATATTTTAAGTTAAGATAAGTGAAATACAATATGTAAAAAGTGCAATTATAGATATTTGCTGGAAATACAATATATATATCTATATTCATTACATAGGTCATTTATAGGTACTTTTAGTAATCATCATTCACTTCAACCCAATAGCCATTAGGATCTTGAAAATAAATTTGTTTTACTCCGTCTACTCTATTTGTTATTTTTCCACTTTCACCAATCCAATTCTCAAAAGGAACATTTTCAGCTTTTAAATTTTCAATAAAGCTATTCATATCCTTTATACTAAAGCATAAATGATTATTTTTATTAATAGTAGGTTCTTCCCAATCTCCTTCTATCAGATGCAATTGCGAACTGCCCAATTTGTACCAAACATGCAATCCATCCTTAAATGGTTCCTCAATTTCTTCTAAACCAATAGTGTTGGAATAGAAAGACTGGCTCTCAGTCAAATCCTCTACATATACTGCAATGTGATTTAATTTTACTTGTGCTTGAGATAAATGAATAGTGAATATGAATAATATGCTAAAAAATAATTTCTTCATCTTTTTTATTATTAGTTTATATACAATTTAGAAAGTTTTCCAGCTATCCGCAAGATTTAGTATATTGATGGAAATTTTTTGATATGAAGCGACTACTTTACTTTTTACCCATCCTGCTATTTACAGCTTGCAACTTTGAATCAGAAGTGGCAGACAGAAGCAGTGCCAACTGGCAAAATATTGAAAAAGATTTACAAACGGCATTGATAATGGCTAGTGATGGCGATACCATTAACATTCCAGAAGGCTATTTCAAATTCTCCAAGAGTTTGTTGTTGGATGAAAAATCAAATATTGTTTTTAAAGGTGCGGGTATTGATAAAACCATATTATCCTTTAAAAATCAGGAAGAAGGTGCAGAAGGATTGAAAATAGCAGATTGTAAAAACATCTTGTTAGAAGATTTCACCATAGAAGATGCTGCTGGAGATAATATTAAAGTCACCGATACGGATGGCATCACTTTCCGAAGGGTAAAAGCTCAATGGACAGGAAAAGTAAGTGAGAAAAATGGGGCTTATGCGCTTTACCCTGTGCTTTGTAAGAATGTGTTAATTGAGAATTGTATAGCTATTGGCTCTTCAGATGCAGGAATTTATGTAGGACAATCTGATTCTGTTATTATCAGAAATAATGAAGCTTATCAAAATGTGGCTGGCATCGAAAGTGAAAATTCCAATTTTGTGGAAATCTACGGGAACAAAGCCATCAATAATACTGGTGGTATTTTGGTTTTTGATTTACCAGGACTTACTCAATATGGAGAAAATATTAAAGTATATGATAATGAGGTAAGGGAAAACAATCATCGAAATTTTGCCCCAGCTGGAAATATTGTTGGTGTTGTACCTCCTGGAACTGGAATAATGATTTTAGCCACTCGAAATGTGGATATTTATGAAAATGAAATCATCGATAATCGTTCAGCAGGATTAGCCATTGTTAGCTATGAATTAGTGGCTGCCATAAGCGAAGAGGAAACCTCAGAAGCTGATGCAGAACAAGACGGCTCAGCCCAAAGAGTGAACAGTAATTATGATTTGGATGAAAATTATAATCCTTATCCTTCTGATATAAAAATTAGGCAGAATACTATTAGCAATAGTAAATGGTTTGCCACTTTCCAGCACGATTTCGGAAAATTATTTAATTTCACATATCCTTTCAACCCACCTGATATAGTTTTTGATGGATTTATGGCAGAGGGCAAAACGCCTAGTGAGATTTTATGCATTGACCAAAAAGACGTGCACTTTGTCAATTTGGATGCGCCTAATGATTTGGAAAACATGAATGAAAATATGGAGGGCTTTGTTTGTAAGTAAAATGAGAACCTCTTTATACATACTATTCAGCATTTTCTTTCTAGTTTCATGCAGCAATAAAGAAAATCAAAAAGAAGAAATCCAACAAAGCACTCCCACTCAATTTGTCTTTAATTCCAATAAAGAACTAGGGAAAGAAAAGCTTTCGGAATATGGTTTTTTCAGAGGGGACCTGGCTGATTTATCTCCATCTGAAAATGTCCATCCCTACAAATTGAATTCTGCTCTTTTCTCTGATTATGCGCATAAAGCTCGCTTTGTACAATTACCTGAAGGCAAAAGTGCTGATTACCACCCCACAGAAGTAATGGAATTTCCAGTAGGCAGTATTTTAATCAAGAACTTCTATTATCCAAATGATTTTTCTGAGCCAAATGGAGCCAGAAAAATTTTGGAGACCAGATTATTGATTCATGAAGAAGAAGGTTGGAAAGCTTTGCCTTATGTCTGGAATGGGGAACAAACTGAAGCCTATTTGGAAGTTGCTGGAGCTACTAAAAGTGTGAGTTGGAGAGATGCAGATGGCTCTACTCAAAAAATTAATTATAGTATCCCGAATATGAACCAATGCAGGAGTTGCCATTTGAAAGACAATAAAATTATGCCTATTGGTCCTTCTGCAAGGCAATTAAATGGAGGTTATGATTATGCGGAAAAAGGCGAAATGAATCAATTGGAATATTGGCAATCACATGGATTACTATCGAATTTACCCAAAGAAGATTTACCTAAATTAGTGAATTATGAAAATGAAAATGCTCCATTAGCCGACCGGGCAAGAGCTTATTTAGAAATTAATTGTGGACATTGCCATCGTCCAGAAGGTCCAGCCAAAAACTCTGCTTTGCATTTAATGGCCTCAGTAGACAATCCTGCTGCTTGGGGAGTGGGCAAAACTCCAATAGCTGCAGGTAAAGGCTCTGGTGGCTTGAAATATGATATTGTAAAAGGAAATGCAGATGAATCTATTCTCGCCTACCGTATGGAATCTACTGATCCTGGAATTATGATGCCTGAATTAGGTAGAAAAATGGTGCATGAAGAAGGCTTGGCTTTGGTGAAACAATGGATTAATGAGATGGAGTAAAGGTTGACAAGTTTTAAGGTTGGCATGTTGTCAAGTTGAGCCATATTGCTTTAAAAAAAGAAAAGACATCAAAGTGTCAAAACAACCTTGATGTCTAATTACTTATTACCTAAAACCTATTACTGAGAACTAATTAAAGTCCTTCATTCTTAGCAATCAATTCTGCAAGGTCTAAAACCTTCACATTATGTTCTCTTTCTTTGTTTTTAACGCCATCGCCCATCATGGTCATGCAGAAAGGACAGCCAGCAGCAATCACTTCCGCACCTGTATCTAAAGCCTCTTCAGTTCTCTCAATATTAATTTCTTTGTTGCCTTTTTCAGCATCTTTGAACATTTGAGCACCACCAGCGCCACAGCATAAACCTTTCGTTTTACAACGTTTCATTTCCACTAACTCCGCATCTAATGCTTTGATGACATCTCTAGGCGCCTCATAAACTCCATTTGCTCTACCCAAATAACAAGAATCATGGAAAGTGATTTTCTTGCCTTTGAATTCTCCACCATCTTTTAAAGTTACCTTTCCTTCATTTATTAATCCCTGTAAGAATTGAGAGTGATGCACTACATCATAATTACCACCCAATTCAGGATATTCATTTTTCAAAGTATTAAAGCAATGAGGGCAAGCAGTTACAATCTTTTTCACATTGTAGCCATCCAAAACTTGAATATTGCTCATTGCCTGCATTTGAAATAGGAATTCGTTTCCTGCTCTTCTTGCGGGATCTCCGGTACAACTTTCTTCTTGTCCTAAAACGGCAAAGTTGATACCTACCTTATTTAAGATTTTGGTAAATGCAATGGTGACAGCTTTGTATCGGTCATCGAAAGAACCTGCACAGCCCACCCAAAATAATACCTCTGGAGATTCTCCTTTGGCACTCATTTCTTGCATGGTTGGGACTTTATATGTTGAATCGCTCATAATATCTTGATTTATAATTTATAGTTTCCTAAAATTTATTTTTGTTCTTCATTTAACTTGTCTGCCCATTTGAAACGGTCTGTTGGAGGAAATTTCCAAGGTGCAAAGCTGGTTTCTACGTTTTGGAACATAGCATTCCAAGATTGTGGTGAGCTGCTTTCCTCCATTGCCATATATCTTCTTCCTTGCAATATAATATCCAAAGGGTTGATGTTGATAGGGCAAGCTTCTACGCAAGCATTACAGCTCGTACACGCGTTCAATTCTTCGGCAGAGATATAATCATCACTAAATAAAGAACTCCCTTCTTCGGCTTCTTTTCCAGCTTTAATATTCTTCCCGATTTCATCTATTCTGTCACGCGTATCCATCATGATTTTTCGAGGGGAAAGTTTTTTTCCTGTAATATTAGCAGGACATTCAGCAGTACATCTTCCACACTCCGTACAAGCATAAGAATTCATCAAATTCACCCAAGTTAAATCAGTGGCATCTTTTGCTCCTAATCTCGCTACCTCTGCAGGAGGATCACCAGCATCCATTCCCAACATGCTTTTTACTTCTGTAGTTACTTCGTCCATATTGTTCATTTTGCCGTTAGGTGTTAATCTGGCGAAATAGGTATTAGGAAAAGCCATGAAGATGTGCAAATGCTTAGAGTAGGTTACATAAACTGCAAAGGCTAAAATACCAATAATATGAAACCACCATGCAAATCGCTCAGTGAATCTTAATGCGTCTACACTCATGCCTTCAAAAAGAGGAGTTAAAAAGCTACTAAAGAAAAAGCTTCCTGTTTGTAGGTAATGACTGTCTTTTCCCTGCAGCAATTGGTCTGTAGCATTCATGGTTAAGATCGCAAACATTAAAATGATTTCAATAACCAAAATCAAATTACCATCTAATTTCGGCCATCCACTCAAAGTTCTGAGCCTTTTCACGTTCAAAACATTTCTTCTCAAAAGAAAAGCCACACAAGAAACTAGAACAGCTACCGCTAAAAATTCAAAAATATTGATGGCTACAGTGTAGGCATCACCTAAAATAGGGGCGAAAATTCTGTGTGTTCCTGCAATTCCATCAATTATAAATTCCAATACTTCCAGATTGATCACTAAGAATCCTACATAAATCATTAGGTGAAGTATGGCTGGAATAAATTTCTTAAACATTTTCTTTTGCCCGAAAGCAATAAGCAAAGTGTTTTTCCATCTTTGCCCTTTATTATCACTTCTATCTACCTCTTTTCCGAGATTGATGTTTTTTTTAATGCTTCCTATTCTTTTTGCTAAAAAGTATCCTGCCACCGCAAGTACCAGTAAGAAAGCAATTTGCGAGATGTATTCCATAGTTGTTCTTTAAACGTTTAAAAATTTTTATTATATTTTTTTTAAAATCCTTTTGCAGGATAAATATTTCACCTACTTTTGCACCACTCTATCACGGTGCTGTAGCTCAGTTGGTAGAGCATCGGACTGAAAATCCGTGAGTCGGTGGTTCGAATCCACTCAGCACCACAAGCCTTGCCTTCAAAAGCAAGGCTTTTTTTATGTTCTTTATGCGAATTTTATTTACTGCCATTTTCATCTAATTTCTGATAAAGCTTACACTTGAAATTTAAAAATAATAGTTGAGTTTAAAAATAGTATGCATACATACTATTTTTGTGATAATTTAAAATCAATACAGATAAGCAATTACTTACTAAATTTGATTTAAAATATTACTTTAGTGATTATAAAACAACTAAACATTGATTAATCAATCTAATTTCGACCAATATTTTGAAAGCATACTTATAAGCTATTCAGGTCAAGCTGTTTGGGGTATAGGGCTGACGCTTATTTTATGGTATTTTTTCAATTTATATCAAAGAAAGCATTTAAAACTTTGGTCTTTTAGTTGGCTTGCATTTGCTGCCTATGTATTGTTTTCTTTGTTAACACTTTATTGTGCAAGGAATCAAGACATCGGTCCATTCTGGCAAAATATATTCACCTTCCTATTTCAAATTGCTGGCCTAATGCATGTATTATGGCTTCTCCAGGGTACATATCATCTTATTTACAGAAAAACGCTAAGCTTAAGGTACGAATATATTCAATACACATTAGTTGTTCTAATAGGGCTCTTTAGTTCATTATTATATTTATTCGAAGAAGATGGAGGGTATATTTATTCTCTGGTACTTCCTTTTACTATTAAATCTTTAATTGTAGGGGGTTCTTTCATTTTTGCAGGAATACAAATCATGAGACTTGGCCGCAGGGATACTGCTGTAGGAAAAAAATTGTTGTGGATTGCCTTTTTACTCTACGGCTTTGAAAATCTTAATTATGCCCTTGGAGGAGTTTATATGATTTTCGATGAGAATTATATTGTTGAAATCGATGGTGCGCTAGGGGTGATTGATTTCTTATTACTTTCTTTTATTGGGATAGGAATGATTATTTGGATGCTGGAAGAAGAACGCTCAACATTGGAAAAGACCAACAGGGAATTAGATAGTTTTCTTTATAGTACTTCCCATGATTTACGTGCACCCGTAGCCTCCTTATTAGGATTAATTAATATTGCCAAACATGATATAAAAGATGAATCGGGACAGCGATATGTGAAAATGATGGAAGATAGGGTGAAAAAGTTAGATCATATTTTCAGCGATATTCTGAATTATTCCCGAAACATTAAGACAGAAATAACACTTAAGACTTTCCGACTGGGGGAAATGGTGGAAGATGTTATTACGGATGTAAAGTTTAATCAGGGTGCAGATAGTATTCGACTAGATTATGACGAACATATTCATCATACTTTGAGAACTGATTATTATCAGCTCAAAGTGGTGTTAGGTAATTTAATATCAAATGCTGTAAAATATCATGATTCAAAAAAGCCTGACCAATTTATTGCAATACGTTTCGAGAAATATGATAGGGATGTTCATATTTCTGTGGAGGATAATGGTATTGGTATTGCTCCTGAAAGTCAGCATAAGGTTTTTGACATGTTCTATAGAGCCACAAGCGAGGCAGAAGGCTCTGGCTTAGGCTTATTCATAGTCCAACAAGCGCTAGATAAAATTAATGCCCGCATCGCTCTCGTTTCGGAATTAGGCAAAGGCAGTATTTTTAAAGTTATAATTGAAAATGCAGGGGTAAAGTTGGATGATTAGTCTCCTAGCCCCCTAGCCCCCAAAGGGGGAAGACGCACAGATTTACTTTTTTTAATCTCTA harbors:
- a CDS encoding 4Fe-4S dicluster domain-containing protein, which encodes MEYISQIAFLLVLAVAGYFLAKRIGSIKKNINLGKEVDRSDNKGQRWKNTLLIAFGQKKMFKKFIPAILHLMIYVGFLVINLEVLEFIIDGIAGTHRIFAPILGDAYTVAINIFEFLAVAVLVSCVAFLLRRNVLNVKRLRTLSGWPKLDGNLILVIEIILMFAILTMNATDQLLQGKDSHYLQTGSFFFSSFLTPLFEGMSVDALRFTERFAWWFHIIGILAFAVYVTYSKHLHIFMAFPNTYFARLTPNGKMNNMDEVTTEVKSMLGMDAGDPPAEVARLGAKDATDLTWVNLMNSYACTECGRCTAECPANITGKKLSPRKIMMDTRDRIDEIGKNIKAGKEAEEGSSLFSDDYISAEELNACTSCNACVEACPININPLDIILQGRRYMAMEESSSPQSWNAMFQNVETSFAPWKFPPTDRFKWADKLNEEQK
- a CDS encoding sensor histidine kinase, giving the protein MINQSNFDQYFESILISYSGQAVWGIGLTLILWYFFNLYQRKHLKLWSFSWLAFAAYVLFSLLTLYCARNQDIGPFWQNIFTFLFQIAGLMHVLWLLQGTYHLIYRKTLSLRYEYIQYTLVVLIGLFSSLLYLFEEDGGYIYSLVLPFTIKSLIVGGSFIFAGIQIMRLGRRDTAVGKKLLWIAFLLYGFENLNYALGGVYMIFDENYIVEIDGALGVIDFLLLSFIGIGMIIWMLEEERSTLEKTNRELDSFLYSTSHDLRAPVASLLGLINIAKHDIKDESGQRYVKMMEDRVKKLDHIFSDILNYSRNIKTEITLKTFRLGEMVEDVITDVKFNQGADSIRLDYDEHIHHTLRTDYYQLKVVLGNLISNAVKYHDSKKPDQFIAIRFEKYDRDVHISVEDNGIGIAPESQHKVFDMFYRATSEAEGSGLGLFIVQQALDKINARIALVSELGKGSIFKVIIENAGVKLDD